The genomic interval AATGGCACATCATTGTTGATGCGAAGCTCCCAATCAAGAAGTGTTTGCACCCCATTGCTGAGTGGAAGCATACGCAAGCAAAAGGCATGTTTGCGTACGGCTTCTTTAAAGTTAAGCGTAAATGCGTATGAAAAATTAACTTTCATGGACATAGGCGAGCGTTCCGTAAATTGAATTTATTTTTTCTAATGTTTTATATTTGTTGCTCGATGAAAGAGCGATATGTTTATGGTTTGGACGAATTTTTTCCGCAATAATGTTGAGCTTTTCCACATCTAAAAGCGCGGCTTCAATGCTATCGTATATGCGAATATTCAAATCCATTCTCTCTACAACCTTTCCAAATTGAATCAAAGGCGAGTCTTTGGCTTCAACGAGCGAAAGCTCTAAATTTCCCCAGATAGCATCAAGCTCTTTGAGGGTTGACTCAAGCCAAAAAACTGAAACGGTACGCTCCTCTTTTGCTGTTTGATACGCAAGGTAAAGGGCATTTATGCGGCTAAACATACGATTTGAGAGGTGTGAACGTGTCAAAATCGCATTTTCTCTCGCACAATTAATAACAGTAATAAGACTTGCGTACTCGACATCAAAAACACTTTGGCGCAAAAATGCTTGTGAAGAGTCATAGTTTAGCTCAATACCCAATCTAGCATAGAAATTTTTGGCATCATCAAAATCAACGTCGAGTATTTTATCAAAAAGTTGGATAACAAGACGAGTCATACTCTCCGCTCTTTGGATGTAGCGACCCATCCAATAAAGTTGTTCCGCACTTTGAGGTGATATGAGAATCATCGCTTCTCCTTTAAAATCCATGTGTCTTTAAAACCGCCACCTTGTGAGGAGTTGACGATGTAACTGGTTGGATCCATGGCAAAACGTGTGAGCCCTCCTGGCCAGACGAAGATGTCTTCGCCATACAGTGAGAACATTCTAAGGTCTGCTTTGCGTGGTGAGAAGGCACCTGTTTCATCCAAGCATTCGATGTCATAAAACTCGATAATCTCTTGTGCAATGAAACGACGCGGTTCTGCACAAATGGCATCTTTGAGTTTTTCACGTTCACTTTTGGTCAGAAGTGAGCCAAAGACAACGCCATACCCACCCGCTTCTGCAACGTCTTTAATGACAAGATTTCGCATGTTTTGCAAAATGTGATTGCGATCTTTCTCAAAAAAGGCCAAGTAGGTCGGTGCATTTTGCAAGATTGGATCTTCTTTGAGGTAATAACGAATCATATCAGGTACAAAATAGTAGATGCCTTTATCGTCCGCGATGCCATTTCCGATGCTGTTCATCAAAGCGACATTGCCAGAACGGTATACTTGCGTGATGTTGGGAACGCCGATCAGCGAGTCAGGATTGAACTCAATAGGATCGAGCGCGTCATCATCGAGTCTTCGATACACAGAACCCACACGTGCTTTTTTACCGCTGTAGGTTTTGAGGTAGAGTTTGTCTTTTTCAACCACCAAGTCATCACCTGTTGCCAAGATAGCACCGCTCTCTTTTGCAAGATAGGAGTGCTCGTAAAAGGCGGAGTTATAACGTCCAGGTGTTAAGATAACGTTGATACCGCCCGTATTGACATGCTCCATCGCTGCAGCTAAACGGCTTGGGTAGTCTTGAACACTTTGAATCGGAAGCTTTTCAAAAAACTCTGGGAACACTTTGCGCGTTAGCATGCGTAAAGAGAGTGGGTAACTCACACCACTTGGAACGCGAAGGTTGTCTTCCAGCACAACCCAGCCATCTCCGACACTGTTTTTAACAAGGTCGATACCGCTGATGTGTACACGTATGTTCTTAGCCACAGGCGTGTTGGCAAAAGCGGGAAGATAGGCTTTTGAGGAAAAGACAAATTCGCTAGGAATGATGCCGTCTTTAAGAATCTTTTGCGCTCCATAAATGTCTTCTAAAAAGAGATTGAGTGCGTGGATGCGTTGTTGTATTCCTTTTTCAAGGTAGGAAAACTCCCCATGTGAGACAATGCGAGGAATGATGTCAAAAGGAAATTTACGCTCTATGAAAGCGTTGTTTTTAAAAAGGTTGAAGTTGATCGCTTCGGTATTCATGTAGGCGAGCAACTCTTGGACGCGTTTCTTGTCGATGGTGTTTAAGATGCCTTTAAAAGCATCATAGAGTGGACTTTCTGACTCTATCATAACCTGTACCTTTGCCCTTTTACTCAAATAGAGTTCATGCAGAACTCTTGACACGCTTTTAAAGCAAAGCTTTAAAAACTACGTTAACACTTGGTTTTCCTCGAAAGATCGCCCGCGCACCTTTGGTGCTTTTCCTTCTTGCAGAATGAATTTTTAATGTCATAAAAGTAGTTTAGCACAAAATTAAGCAGAGAAAGTGCGGAAAAGGAGAGTTTTTTGCCTATTTTTTAAGCAGTGTTACATGTAAGAAAAAAGCTCTCTTTATAAAGACCACAGATAGGCAAAAATCAACCCTTCAATGAGGAAAAGAAGACAAAACAGACTGTTCCATTTAAGCGAGACTTCTATATGGGTAACACCTAAATATTTTGCGCTCAACAACGACATACCCGCAAACGGTGAAACGATAAACGAGATGGAAGCTGATAGAAGCAAAATCAATGCAATGGAAACAGGGGGAAGTGGCAGTGAAACCGCCAATAAGATTTTGCCAAAGATAATCGCAAGGACCAAAGGGTGAATACCACAGATGGAGATAAGTATAAAAAGAAGAGGAATGACAATGATGGAAAAGATGCCAAGGTGGTTGACGCTCTCTTGCAACACGGGTTGGATGTAGCCCAAAATTCCACTATGATCGACAGCACCCGCAAAGAGCCCCACCGCAATAAAAAAAACTGAAAAATCAGTCGCTTGCATAATGCCGTTTCCCCAGTACTCCTTCAACATGGCTTTTAGTTCGGGCTGTTTGAGATAATAAGCAATCCAAATGGTTGAGACGATGAGCCCTGCTAGTAAAATCCTTCCCGTCCCTGTGGCAATAGAAAACTTTTCAAAGAGTGCTATACACACGATAAGGCTGATAATCACAAGAATAATATGAGCTGTCTTTTGAGGTGCATTTTTGGCGATGCTTGAAGAGGTGTGTAGCGTTTCAGACATCGAAACGATGGGTTTGTTTAGGCGTGTAAAGTGCTCTAAAGCATACGAAGTCAACAATCCCATAGCGCTTAAAAAAAGACCTGGCAAAAACAGTTCTGACCACGAAACATGCGTCACTTGCATTACTAAAAGAATGATAATCGCCCCTGGCGCCCAAAAGAGGGCAAGGGTGTACCCTCGCATAATAGCGGTTGCAAAAAAGCGCTGGTACTCAGAAACATTGTTTTTAAGGGCTTTGTTAAAGAGCGAAACCATCACGGGAACCGTTCCAAAGAGCAAAAAGCTTGCAAAAAGATTGGTGACAAACATAGCAAAAAGGTAAAGAGAACTCTCTTTTTTAAAAAGCTTTTTGAGCCAATACTCAATGGTGTCGTTGTAGTGTCCAACTTCAATAGGAATAGAAAAGAGTTGCATCACCACGATGATCGCGATAATGTTGGTCATAGAGGTGAATGACTGCAGCCAAATGGTAAAAGGTAGCTCAAAATAGACGAGTAGGGCAATGCCTAACGTAAAAAAGAATAGAGTGATGTTGCGAAACCCTTTTTTTTGCATCGATAGACCAAAAATAAGCAGAAGAAGTGTAAAAAATGTTAAGAGCTCAAGATTGATTGGCGTAAAGAGTTTGATGATATGTAAGAGTGTAAGTGCCACAATAGCAATTTTACAGAGGCTTTTCATTCTATTTCCAAAATTCAAATTGCGATATTGTAGCGAAATGAAGGTTATGAATGATGGCTAAAAAAGCTTTTACATGTAAACTTTTATGCCAAAAACTCTTTATATCTAAAGCTTAAAAAAATATATGTGCATAAAAATAATTTATTTCTTTTAGTTTTAACCTAATTTTTACTATGATTCTTCGCATAGAATGTTAAAAGGATTTCTCACGATCTCGTATGAAGAACAAACCAGAATTACTACTGTTGTTGTCCGCGTTGCTGTCATGCTCCTTGAATACGGAGCAGAGAGCCGTTTGATCGAGCAGTTATCGTCTCGTTTGGGCGTGGCGCTTGGGTGTACTTCTATTGAAATTTCGCTTATTCCCTCTGCCATTGTTTTAACGACACTCATTGGCGACTCTTCGGTTACGACCACAAGACGAGCGCATGAACAGCCGATTAATATGTCCATTGTTCATCAAATCGTCACTATTTGTATTGCTGCGGAACAAAGCCCTCGTGACATTATGATGGTTGAACGTTCACTTGCAAACATTCACGCCAACCCGTATCCAGGATGGTTTATTGTTCCCATGATTGGGCTTTCATGTGCTGCTTTTAGCCATTTACAAGGCGCTGATTGGCCTGGATTTTGGATCACTTTTTTAGCAGCTTCTGTGGGTATGATGGTACGCAGGGCACTCTCCAGCCGTAATTACTCTTTGCTGATTGTCTTTGCGTTTACCGCGTTTGTGTGTACTTTGATCGCCAGTCTTGCTTTTTATCATGATCTTAGCTCCACCGGACGTGTTGTTCTCTCTTCCAGCGTTTTATTGCTTGTTCCGGGTTTACCCTATATCAATTCGATGCTCGATGCCTTTAAAGGGTATATCAGTATGGGATGGGGGCGTTGGACGCAAGCGACATTGCTAACACTTATGTCTTCCCTTGGTATTATGCTCGCCATGGGGCTTTTGGATATTAAAGGATGGTAATGATGGTATGGTTTACACTTCTTCTCAATGCTATGTGGGCGGCGATTCCTGCTGTGGGATTTGGGATGATTTTTAACGTCCCTCGCTCAACACTACCTTTGTGTGCCGTAGGTGGCGCCTTTACGTATGGACTTAGAGATGTCTTGATGCACAACCACTTTTCGATTGAACTTTCAACGTTTATTGCCGCAACGGCTATTGGTATTATCGGTGTTTTCTGGTCACGTCGCTATGTGATGCCCAGACCTGTTTACACGGTTCCTTCCATCATTCCGATGATTCCAGGTACGTATGCGTATGAGATGATGATAAGCCTTGTCTCGATGAATTCAGATGGTGTAACAGATGCCTTACTTTCAAGCTTTATCCAAAATGGCTTGCATGCGATCAGTATTTTATTTGCCATCGCTTTTGGACTAGTTCTTCCTTCGATGTATTACACCAAGCGTAAAAAGCCTATCATTTAGGGATTAGACGAGAATCAATAAGCTGCCTAAAACGATAATAATACACACAGCTCCAAAATCAAGAAATTTAAACGCTTTGGCAAATCTATTTTTGGAGCTTTTTCTCGCTTTTGTACTGATTAATGCGGTCATAGCAATAACAAAACCCATACCAAGACTCATAAAAATAGCACTCAAAAAGCCGATAAAATAGAGCTCTAATGTAATCGAAAATAGAAAAATCGTAATAGTCCCAGGACACGGAACAAGTCCAGCGGAAAGTACTAATGCAAACTCGCTACTGCCGTGATTTTTGCAACTTGCACATGAACATGAAGTGGTTACTGGTTCTGTACTCCATTGTGATTTTTTGAGACTTTGATAGTGTTTGAGTTTATTGGCTAAAAAGTAGATGCCAAGACCAAGGATAAGTGCGCCAGAAACTTTGGTGGCAATCGTCGAGATGTTAATGATGGCAACCGAAAAGAGTGTTTTAAACACAAAGTAGCCTACAAGCGTCACCGTAAAGGCTGAAAATGTATGTACTATTGCGATGAGTAAAGCAACATAAAAACCGTTTTTATAACTTTTATCGTTAGCTAAAAAATACGATGCAACCAATGTTTTACCATGCCCCGGACCTGATGCGTGAATAAATCCATAAGCAAATGAGATCGCCAATAAAACAAAAACAGGGGTTAGACTATGCCCCTCTTTGATCTGCGTCAGAAGATCGCCAAGGCGAATAGAGAGGTCTTGCAGAAATTGGGCCAAATATGCGATGACAAAGTTTGTTTGCGTAGGTGTTGTTGATAAAGGGTTCATTTTTGGACTTCATAAGAGATGGTGTTGACGACAGACATTGTATTTTGCAGGACTTTAAATCCAAAAGTATTATGAATATCGAAACGGGTTGTATTGGCATATTTGATATTTTCTGCGGTATGAAAAAAAGCCAATGACCTTGTTGAATCAAAAAAATAGAAGAGTAGTTTTGTTGAGTCATTCATAGGATAATTTAATTCTATATCAAATGAAAAATAGACAATTTTATCTTTAATGGTTGCTTGAAAGTGTGATACTTTAAACGTTTTTATTTCGATGCCATCTATTTGAATCATGCTCATAAACGGGGGCTTTTCAACATCGCTTAAAAGCTGAAACATAGTTTGCGTTTCTTGAGGATCAAAAAGTGTGTCTCTATTTTGGTCGTATAATGAGATAAGTTGAGAAGAGAAAGCTTCTTCAAATTTCCAAACAACCTCTATTTTTTCAATGGTGTTATTTGAAAAAATGGTATTGGTTGATGCGTTGATAAATGAGATTTTATTGCTACCACATAAAGCGCAGGCATGGGCTGATGAAATGAGTAAAATAAAATAAAGCGCTAGTTTAACCATGATAACCCTTGTTGAAAAAAATCATTTGGTAATCTCAAGTTTAATATAATTAGTCGTTGCCATCATCTCTTTGATCACTTTTATGCCATTGTCTTTTCGTGTTTTATAGTGTGTTGGAGTGATGATTTGTGTGTTATCAAGATTGTTTAAAAAGATGATTGTTTTTGTGGAATCAAAAAAAACGATTTCGACATTGTTTCTTTCTCGAAGCGTATAAGAAAGGGGAATATCAAACTCAACATTCATCAGGTTGTTTTCAAGAAAGATTGTAAAATTTTCGATTTTAAAAGCGATGTTTTCTCCATTGATGTTCAAAAATGTCATAAAAGGGGGATTTTGATTTTTTTCCAACGAAGCATAGATTTTTTGTAAATCATCTTCTTGCATTTGCTTCTCTATCTGGTAAACCCTAGCAATTTCCGCTGAAGTGCTAGAACCAAACTGCCATTTTATATGTATTTTTTGAAGGCTGTCATCGCTGGCATAGGCTTTAATCGATGTTTGAACGAAAGAAACTTTATTGCTACACAGGGCGCATGAAAATGCAGTATTGAACGAAAGAAGAGTGATAAGCACTATTTTGAACATAAAAAGCAACCCCTTAATCATGCATAGTTTTGAATTATATCATTCAATGTAAAATACTTTTTAAATATATCTTTGTAATAAAATCTTACATGTAAAAAGAAAATGCTCCCCAAAATGAGGAGCATTCTACAAGGTTTATTTGTGTGTGAGAACGCGTGTAGCGTTTAAAACTGCAATGAGTGCAACGCCAACATCACCAAAAACGGCTTCCCACATGGTGGCAATTCCCATCGCTCCCATGATAAGAATAATCCCTTTAACGCCAAGTGCAAAGACGATGTTTTGCCAAACGATAGCATGGGTTTTTCGCGCGATTTTAAGCGCGGTTGCCACTTTGCTGATCTCATCGGTCATGATGACCACATCTGCCGCTTCTATGGCAGCATCTGAGCCCACACCACCCATGGCAATGCCAATGTCTGCACGTGCCAATACAGGCGCGTCATTGATGCCATCGCCTACAAAGACGGTTTTGCCTTTGCCACTTTTTCGTGCCATGATCAACTCAAGTTTTTCAACTTTATGATGTGGTAAAAGTTCGGCTTCAATGTGGGTAATGCCTAAATCCTTGGCTACTTTCTCCGCTGCGGCTTTATTATCACCGGTGAGCATCACAATCTCTTTAATGCCCAGTGCTCGAAGGGCTAATATGGCTCGTTTACTGTCCTCTTTTGGCTCATCAGCGATGGTGAGATACCCTGCCATAATACCTTCAATGACGACATAAACAACCGTATCAGGTGTGTTAAGTGGTTCATGTGCAATGCCTTGTTCAAGGAGGAGTTTATCGTTACCTGCAAGAACGGTTTTACCGTCGATGATCGCTTTGACTCCATAGCCTGCAAGCTCCTCATAGTCGCTTACAACGGCTTCCAAATGTTCTGTGTAAGCACGTTTGATGGAAAGGGCGATGGGGTGGTTTGAGTGCATCTCGCAGAGTGCGGCAAGACGTAGGACACTCGCTTCGCTATGACCATTGAGCGCTTTGATGGAAGTGACGCTAAAGATGCCTTTGGTAAGCGTGCCTGTTTTGTCGAGGACGACTGTGTCAACACCATTGAGCGCTTCAAGGAAGTTTCCGCCTTTAACCAAGATGCCGTTTTTTGAAGCCCCTCCAATGCCACCAAAAAAACTAAGTGGAATAGAAACGACAAGTGCACACGGGCATGAGACGACCAAGAAAACAAGGGAGCGTCTAAACCAGTCACTTAAAAGTGCGTCTTGCATCAAAAGCGGTGGCACAAAAGCGAGGAGAGCAGCGGAGATCACGACCAGTGGCGTATAGTATTTGGCAAACTGCGTGATGAATTGCTCTGTTTTCGCTTTTTTAGCACTGGCATTTTGCACAAGATCTAAGATTTTTGAGACGGTAGACTCAGCGAAAAGTTTAGTTGTCTCAACGATGATAACGCCTGTTTTGTTGATGGTGCCTGAGAGAACTTCACTTCCCACAGCAACCTCTTTTGGCAAAGATTCTCCCGTAAGAGCCGAAGTATCTAGCGTAGAGCGACCTTCTAGGATGACACCATCAAGTGGAATTTTCTCACCGGGTTTAACGATGATGCGACTGCCTAAGTTCACGTCACTCGGGGCTACTTTTTGCTCACCTTCATCGGTCTGTAAATTGGCAAAGTCTGGGCGTATGTCCATGAGTTTTGTAATCGATTTGCGTGAACGTGCAACGGCGAGGTCTTGGAAAAATTCACCGACGCGGAAAAAGAGCATAACCGCAACACCTTCAGGGTACTCACCGATGCTAAATGCCCCAACAGTGGCAAGCCCCATCAAAAAGTTT from Sulfurospirillum oryzae carries:
- a CDS encoding alpha-E domain-containing protein, which produces MILISPQSAEQLYWMGRYIQRAESMTRLVIQLFDKILDVDFDDAKNFYARLGIELNYDSSQAFLRQSVFDVEYASLITVINCARENAILTRSHLSNRMFSRINALYLAYQTAKEERTVSVFWLESTLKELDAIWGNLELSLVEAKDSPLIQFGKVVERMDLNIRIYDSIEAALLDVEKLNIIAEKIRPNHKHIALSSSNKYKTLEKINSIYGTLAYVHES
- a CDS encoding circularly permuted type 2 ATP-grasp protein, translating into MIESESPLYDAFKGILNTIDKKRVQELLAYMNTEAINFNLFKNNAFIERKFPFDIIPRIVSHGEFSYLEKGIQQRIHALNLFLEDIYGAQKILKDGIIPSEFVFSSKAYLPAFANTPVAKNIRVHISGIDLVKNSVGDGWVVLEDNLRVPSGVSYPLSLRMLTRKVFPEFFEKLPIQSVQDYPSRLAAAMEHVNTGGINVILTPGRYNSAFYEHSYLAKESGAILATGDDLVVEKDKLYLKTYSGKKARVGSVYRRLDDDALDPIEFNPDSLIGVPNITQVYRSGNVALMNSIGNGIADDKGIYYFVPDMIRYYLKEDPILQNAPTYLAFFEKDRNHILQNMRNLVIKDVAEAGGYGVVFGSLLTKSEREKLKDAICAEPRRFIAQEIIEFYDIECLDETGAFSPRKADLRMFSLYGEDIFVWPGGLTRFAMDPTSYIVNSSQGGGFKDTWILKEKR
- a CDS encoding threonine/serine ThrE exporter family protein, which gives rise to MLKGFLTISYEEQTRITTVVVRVAVMLLEYGAESRLIEQLSSRLGVALGCTSIEISLIPSAIVLTTLIGDSSVTTTRRAHEQPINMSIVHQIVTICIAAEQSPRDIMMVERSLANIHANPYPGWFIVPMIGLSCAAFSHLQGADWPGFWITFLAASVGMMVRRALSSRNYSLLIVFAFTAFVCTLIASLAFYHDLSSTGRVVLSSSVLLLVPGLPYINSMLDAFKGYISMGWGRWTQATLLTLMSSLGIMLAMGLLDIKGW
- a CDS encoding threonine/serine exporter family protein, translating into MMVWFTLLLNAMWAAIPAVGFGMIFNVPRSTLPLCAVGGAFTYGLRDVLMHNHFSIELSTFIAATAIGIIGVFWSRRYVMPRPVYTVPSIIPMIPGTYAYEMMISLVSMNSDGVTDALLSSFIQNGLHAISILFAIAFGLVLPSMYYTKRKKPII
- a CDS encoding nickel/cobalt transporter; this translates as MNPLSTTPTQTNFVIAYLAQFLQDLSIRLGDLLTQIKEGHSLTPVFVLLAISFAYGFIHASGPGHGKTLVASYFLANDKSYKNGFYVALLIAIVHTFSAFTVTLVGYFVFKTLFSVAIINISTIATKVSGALILGLGIYFLANKLKHYQSLKKSQWSTEPVTTSCSCASCKNHGSSEFALVLSAGLVPCPGTITIFLFSITLELYFIGFLSAIFMSLGMGFVIAMTALISTKARKSSKNRFAKAFKFLDFGAVCIIIVLGSLLILV
- a CDS encoding DUF1007 family protein, with the translated sequence MVKLALYFILLISSAHACALCGSNKISFINASTNTIFSNNTIEKIEVVWKFEEAFSSQLISLYDQNRDTLFDPQETQTMFQLLSDVEKPPFMSMIQIDGIEIKTFKVSHFQATIKDKIVYFSFDIELNYPMNDSTKLLFYFFDSTRSLAFFHTAENIKYANTTRFDIHNTFGFKVLQNTMSVVNTISYEVQK
- a CDS encoding DUF1007 family protein, translating into MFKIVLITLLSFNTAFSCALCSNKVSFVQTSIKAYASDDSLQKIHIKWQFGSSTSAEIARVYQIEKQMQEDDLQKIYASLEKNQNPPFMTFLNINGENIAFKIENFTIFLENNLMNVEFDIPLSYTLRERNNVEIVFFDSTKTIIFLNNLDNTQIITPTHYKTRKDNGIKVIKEMMATTNYIKLEITK
- a CDS encoding heavy metal translocating P-type ATPase translates to MQFHETAPQTCSTTAQSCCSRCKPAIPDDHDNHGHHHASLDDSSMMEMFKSWHFITFCMGAVLFISAVLMDENNPLMFWTYLISFFLVGGEILYMAVTNLFKGYVFDENFLMGLATVGAFSIGEYPEGVAVMLFFRVGEFFQDLAVARSRKSITKLMDIRPDFANLQTDEGEQKVAPSDVNLGSRIIVKPGEKIPLDGVILEGRSTLDTSALTGESLPKEVAVGSEVLSGTINKTGVIIVETTKLFAESTVSKILDLVQNASAKKAKTEQFITQFAKYYTPLVVISAALLAFVPPLLMQDALLSDWFRRSLVFLVVSCPCALVVSIPLSFFGGIGGASKNGILVKGGNFLEALNGVDTVVLDKTGTLTKGIFSVTSIKALNGHSEASVLRLAALCEMHSNHPIALSIKRAYTEHLEAVVSDYEELAGYGVKAIIDGKTVLAGNDKLLLEQGIAHEPLNTPDTVVYVVIEGIMAGYLTIADEPKEDSKRAILALRALGIKEIVMLTGDNKAAAEKVAKDLGITHIEAELLPHHKVEKLELIMARKSGKGKTVFVGDGINDAPVLARADIGIAMGGVGSDAAIEAADVVIMTDEISKVATALKIARKTHAIVWQNIVFALGVKGIILIMGAMGIATMWEAVFGDVGVALIAVLNATRVLTHK